A region of Candidatus Omnitrophota bacterium DNA encodes the following proteins:
- a CDS encoding response regulator: protein MIAERRLLVVDDEKVVCDSCCRIFSGNGYNVDACTDPLEGLQLADRNVYSAILVDMKMPGVDGIEFLRSIREKHRDIPVMIITGYASVPSAAEAMRLGASDYIPKPFTPDEIVQAVERILAEDDDQDSRPMTLPEFAPAPSAAPPSASIPEYPEDADYLFWDESWMKLGRSAAERTDPLVQIGAFLYNPDDAAVRSIRLPQLGEAVFQGLPYFAYELEGESSRVVPSPITGVVVEINPELAANPAAFFGRSCWDGWIARVQVTEREKDLPALKPRNVILAACYERSWEAQRQWLRDDGCRLQEVRAYGELMEALFQDNSALLIFDAKSFDVSGPKIIRRINRQFPQVKIAVANDAEARMENAYRAHKILYYSAEPFSNREIKEILFSVYRPANRPAAAVDNSSPLPKWIGGLRVSFPQGRSAVLVSPQMVLREDRGLGLQLKRSVLEKGLPLAIDLCAGQVNVEAFLRDSQEDARVLILQTAEAGRLPGSIIRKEKILQASFHGEKAKSVNIYAIQPDWSQNEPLDFDDRLAKTLAEFFIREMNHGKDENE from the coding sequence ATGATCGCCGAACGAAGACTCCTCGTCGTGGATGACGAAAAAGTAGTATGCGACAGTTGCTGCCGCATTTTTTCGGGCAATGGATATAACGTGGATGCCTGCACGGATCCCCTGGAAGGCTTGCAGCTGGCGGACCGCAACGTCTATTCCGCCATTCTTGTCGATATGAAGATGCCCGGCGTCGACGGCATTGAATTTCTGCGCAGCATCCGCGAGAAGCATCGCGATATTCCCGTCATGATTATCACCGGATACGCCAGCGTTCCTTCCGCCGCCGAAGCCATGCGGCTGGGCGCATCCGATTATATCCCCAAACCCTTCACGCCGGACGAAATCGTTCAGGCCGTAGAACGCATCCTCGCCGAAGACGACGATCAGGATTCGCGTCCAATGACATTGCCCGAATTCGCACCGGCCCCATCCGCCGCTCCTCCATCCGCATCCATACCAGAATATCCAGAAGATGCCGATTATCTCTTCTGGGACGAATCCTGGATGAAACTAGGACGCAGCGCGGCGGAGCGTACCGATCCTTTGGTGCAAATCGGCGCGTTTCTTTATAATCCAGATGACGCCGCCGTTCGTTCGATTCGCTTGCCACAACTGGGAGAAGCGGTTTTTCAAGGTCTTCCCTATTTCGCCTATGAACTCGAAGGCGAATCTTCTCGCGTCGTCCCCTCTCCCATAACCGGCGTAGTTGTTGAAATCAATCCAGAATTGGCCGCCAATCCCGCTGCGTTTTTCGGACGTTCCTGCTGGGATGGTTGGATCGCCCGCGTCCAGGTTACGGAGAGAGAGAAGGACCTCCCCGCCTTGAAACCGCGTAACGTCATCCTCGCCGCGTGCTACGAACGCTCCTGGGAAGCGCAACGGCAATGGCTGAGGGACGATGGCTGCCGCCTTCAGGAAGTGCGCGCCTATGGCGAACTCATGGAAGCGCTTTTCCAAGACAACAGCGCGCTGCTGATTTTCGACGCCAAGTCCTTCGATGTCAGCGGTCCCAAAATCATCCGCCGCATCAATCGCCAATTCCCCCAGGTTAAAATCGCCGTCGCCAACGACGCCGAAGCCCGCATGGAAAACGCTTATCGCGCCCATAAGATTCTCTATTACTCGGCGGAGCCGTTTTCCAACCGAGAAATCAAGGAAATCCTTTTTTCCGTTTATCGCCCCGCTAACCGTCCCGCGGCGGCGGTTGACAATTCTTCTCCCCTGCCGAAATGGATCGGCGGCTTGCGCGTCTCCTTCCCCCAAGGCCGCTCGGCGGTTCTTGTTTCTCCACAAATGGTTTTGCGCGAAGATAGGGGATTAGGCTTGCAACTCAAACGCAGCGTCTTGGAAAAAGGTCTGCCGCTCGCCATCGATCTATGCGCCGGTCAAGTCAACGTGGAAGCCTTCCTGCGCGATAGCCAAGAAGATGCCCGCGTACTTATCCTGCAAACGGCGGAAGCAGGCCGTTTGCCAGGAAGCATCATCCGCAAGGAAAAAATCCTCCAAGCGTCATTCCATGGCGAAAAGGCTAAATCGGTCAATATTTACGCCATTCAACCCGACTGGAGCCAAAACGAACCGTTGGACTTTGATGATCGTCTCGCCAAAACGCTGGCGGAATTCTTTATCCGGGAAATGAACCATGGCAAAGATGAAAACGAATAG
- a CDS encoding sulfatase, whose amino-acid sequence MKSTRRLFLKQASAFPAIFALNGWNRQAQSSQKMNVLWLIAEDMGLELGCYGDSLVQTPHLDRLASEGVKFTNAFSTAPVCSASRSAFMTGMYQTSIGAHNHRSHRRDGYRLPEGVQLLTDYFRDEGYFTANVKTAAPGVVGTQKTDFNFTVERPFDGTDWNQRQPRQPFFAQINFSEAHRNFKPVKENAVDPDKVVLPPYYPDHPIARQDWALYLDAISVLDQKIGAVLKRLDEEGLADRTIVVFMGDNGRCHVRGKQWLYDGGIRIPLIVRWPGQVQAGTERESMVSSIDISATCLTIAGVEIPLKMQGSPLFGPLAKEREYIVAARDRCDETVDRIRCVRTQRFKYIRNYFTEKPYSQLNRYKETQYPVMRLLRRLHDEGKLTPEQELFMAPTRPPEELYNLVDDPNELRNLAQNPAQSSTLKEMRETLDRWMRETGDQGGVPEDPAAIQEFEEQMKKTYYEKLKKIYAQEGMKWIW is encoded by the coding sequence ATGAAATCCACGCGCCGCCTTTTCTTAAAACAAGCCAGCGCTTTTCCCGCGATTTTCGCCCTCAATGGTTGGAACCGCCAAGCGCAATCTTCACAGAAGATGAATGTTCTTTGGTTGATCGCCGAGGATATGGGGCTTGAACTCGGCTGTTATGGCGATTCTTTAGTTCAGACGCCGCATCTCGACCGGCTGGCGAGCGAGGGAGTCAAGTTTACTAACGCCTTCTCGACGGCGCCCGTCTGTTCCGCTTCCCGCTCCGCTTTTATGACCGGCATGTATCAGACCTCGATCGGCGCTCATAACCACCGCAGCCATCGCCGCGATGGATATCGCTTGCCCGAAGGCGTCCAATTGTTGACGGATTATTTCCGCGATGAGGGCTATTTCACCGCCAACGTCAAAACGGCGGCGCCCGGCGTTGTGGGAACACAGAAAACGGATTTCAATTTTACCGTCGAACGTCCCTTCGACGGGACGGATTGGAACCAACGCCAACCGAGGCAGCCCTTTTTCGCCCAAATCAATTTTTCCGAAGCCCATCGCAATTTCAAGCCTGTGAAAGAAAACGCCGTAGATCCCGATAAAGTGGTTTTGCCGCCCTATTACCCCGATCATCCCATAGCCCGGCAAGATTGGGCGCTCTATCTGGACGCCATCAGCGTTCTCGACCAAAAAATCGGCGCAGTTTTAAAGCGGCTCGATGAGGAAGGATTGGCGGATCGTACCATCGTCGTTTTCATGGGCGACAATGGCCGCTGCCACGTGCGCGGCAAACAATGGCTTTACGACGGCGGCATCCGCATTCCCCTCATTGTGCGCTGGCCCGGCCAAGTCCAAGCAGGAACTGAACGGGAGAGCATGGTCAGCTCCATCGATATATCGGCTACTTGTTTGACGATCGCGGGCGTGGAAATTCCCCTAAAAATGCAAGGCAGCCCCTTGTTTGGACCGTTGGCGAAAGAGCGCGAATATATCGTCGCCGCCCGCGACCGCTGCGACGAAACCGTGGATCGCATCCGTTGCGTCCGCACCCAGCGCTTCAAATACATCAGGAATTATTTCACCGAAAAACCCTATAGCCAACTCAATCGTTATAAAGAGACGCAGTATCCCGTAATGCGTCTCCTGCGCCGCCTTCACGACGAGGGAAAATTGACGCCGGAACAGGAACTCTTTATGGCCCCAACCCGGCCGCCGGAGGAATTGTACAATCTGGTCGATGATCCTAACGAATTGCGCAATCTGGCCCAGAATCCCGCTCAATCTTCCACCTTGAAGGAGATGCGGGAGACGCTCGATCGCTGGATGAGAGAAACGGGAGACCAAGGCGGCGTCCCTGAGGACCCCGCCGCGATCCAGGAATTCGAAGAGCAAATGAAAAAAACTTATTACGAAAAATTGAAAAAAATCTACGCCCAGGAAGGCATGAAATGGATTTGGTAA
- a CDS encoding FAD-dependent oxidoreductase, giving the protein MDRRSFLSAMSFTPALLTPANFAAAEETGKRRELSADIVIIGGGLGGCAAALAALRNGLKVIMTEETDWIGGQMTQQGVPPDENPWIETFGGTLSYRQLRERIREIYRRCYPLTAEARGRWNLNPGDGGVSYLCHEPRVGLAALTELFAPYLSGGRLTLLLDHTACAADVDGDRVKTVLARNAKTGDLTALSAPYFIDATEMGDLLPLTGTEYVTGFEAQKDTGEKHAPSEAQPQNMQSCTWCFAMDWLEGENCVIDKPENYNFWRDYIPQLAPAWPGKLLSWTYTHPVTLEPIERLCDPQRESRGEYYGFWHYRRIVHKRNFAEGTYDSDITLVNWPMNDYLLGNLFEVSNEERRQHLHGAMQLSYSLLYWMQTEAPRPDGGTGWPGLRLRGDLLGTEHGLAKYPYIRESRRIKAEFTVLEHHVGTDSRMEATGQKREEVQAEFFPDSVGIGSYRIDLHPSTGGDNYIDISSLPYQIPLGALIPQRMENLLPACKNLGVTHITNGCYRLHPVEWNIGEAAGMLAVFALSHKESPRGIRNAKTKLEDFQSMIRSQGIATAWPKVTPR; this is encoded by the coding sequence ATGGATCGACGATCGTTTCTTAGCGCAATGAGCTTTACACCCGCCCTTTTGACTCCTGCGAATTTCGCGGCGGCGGAGGAAACCGGCAAGCGGAGAGAATTGAGCGCCGACATCGTTATCATCGGCGGCGGATTGGGCGGCTGCGCGGCAGCCTTGGCGGCGTTGCGCAATGGGCTGAAGGTCATCATGACCGAGGAGACGGATTGGATCGGCGGGCAGATGACGCAGCAAGGCGTGCCGCCGGACGAGAATCCTTGGATCGAAACCTTTGGCGGGACGCTTTCCTATCGGCAGCTGCGGGAAAGAATCCGCGAGATTTACCGCCGCTGCTACCCCCTGACGGCGGAGGCGCGGGGACGCTGGAATCTCAATCCCGGCGACGGCGGAGTTTCCTATCTTTGCCATGAGCCGCGCGTCGGTCTGGCGGCGTTGACCGAGTTGTTCGCGCCTTATCTCAGCGGCGGGCGCTTGACGCTGCTGTTGGATCATACGGCCTGCGCCGCCGACGTAGACGGAGACCGAGTGAAGACCGTATTGGCGCGCAACGCAAAGACGGGGGATTTGACGGCGTTATCGGCGCCTTATTTCATCGACGCAACGGAAATGGGCGATCTTCTGCCGTTGACGGGAACGGAATACGTTACGGGATTCGAAGCGCAGAAGGATACGGGCGAGAAGCACGCTCCCAGCGAAGCGCAGCCGCAAAACATGCAATCCTGCACTTGGTGCTTCGCCATGGACTGGCTGGAGGGAGAGAACTGTGTTATCGACAAACCGGAAAATTACAATTTTTGGCGCGATTATATTCCGCAACTGGCGCCTGCATGGCCGGGGAAATTGCTGAGTTGGACCTATACGCATCCCGTTACGTTAGAGCCTATCGAGCGGCTTTGCGATCCCCAACGCGAAAGCCGAGGCGAGTATTACGGCTTTTGGCATTACCGGCGCATCGTCCATAAACGGAACTTCGCCGAGGGAACCTACGACAGCGACATCACGCTGGTGAATTGGCCTATGAACGATTACCTGCTAGGCAATCTGTTCGAGGTTTCGAATGAAGAACGGCGCCAACATCTGCACGGCGCCATGCAATTGAGTTATTCCCTGCTTTATTGGATGCAAACGGAAGCGCCCCGTCCCGATGGCGGAACCGGATGGCCGGGATTGCGGCTGCGCGGCGATCTGTTGGGGACGGAGCATGGGCTGGCGAAATATCCCTACATCCGCGAATCGCGGCGCATCAAGGCAGAATTCACGGTGTTGGAACATCATGTAGGGACGGACTCCCGCATGGAAGCGACAGGGCAAAAACGAGAGGAAGTTCAGGCGGAGTTTTTCCCCGATTCCGTGGGCATCGGCAGCTATCGCATCGATCTTCACCCCAGCACGGGCGGGGATAACTATATCGACATCAGCAGCCTGCCTTATCAAATTCCATTGGGCGCGTTGATTCCGCAACGAATGGAAAACCTGTTGCCCGCCTGTAAGAATCTGGGCGTTACTCATATCACCAACGGCTGCTACCGGCTGCATCCGGTAGAATGGAATATCGGCGAGGCGGCGGGTATGCTGGCCGTCTTCGCCTTAAGCCACAAGGAAAGCCCACGCGGCATCCGCAACGCCAAGACGAAACTGGAGGATTTTCAAAGCATGATCCGCTCGCAAGGCATTGCTACGGCTTGGCCGAAAGTAACGCCTAGATAA
- a CDS encoding DUF2283 domain-containing protein produces the protein MKLSYYKDTDSLYIDLISKPSVDSVEISEGVVVDYDEAGNIAGIDIDNASRKVDLREISLSKIPAEVEKLTA, from the coding sequence ATGAAACTAAGCTATTACAAAGATACGGATTCGCTATACATTGACTTGATTTCCAAGCCCAGCGTCGATTCTGTGGAAATATCCGAGGGCGTCGTTGTGGATTACGATGAGGCAGGAAATATAGCGGGCATCGATATTGACAATGCCAGCCGCAAGGTCGATCTTCGGGAAATCAGTTTGAGCAAGATTCCCGCCGAAGTCGAGAAGCTAACGGCCTGA
- a CDS encoding type II toxin-antitoxin system RelE/ParE family toxin, with protein sequence MKILFTLLSVLAYIRRDKPSAALRFRKRTELVLRRLKDFPESGKIIPEFPEFPYREVIVSPYRFFYRIKGDVVWIAAVWHGAQLPKAPKS encoded by the coding sequence GTGAAGATTCTTTTTACGCTTTTATCTGTTCTTGCTTACATAAGGCGCGACAAACCTTCAGCGGCGCTTCGTTTCCGCAAGCGAACGGAATTGGTTTTACGCAGGCTTAAGGATTTTCCTGAATCCGGAAAAATTATACCGGAGTTTCCAGAGTTTCCTTACCGAGAGGTAATCGTATCGCCATACCGGTTCTTTTATAGAATAAAAGGAGATGTTGTCTGGATTGCGGCAGTTTGGCATGGCGCGCAGCTCCCTAAAGCGCCAAAATCATAG
- a CDS encoding type II toxin-antitoxin system Phd/YefM family antitoxin: MKKLSNIIPMSDLRQDAAKVLNQVKNSKEPLIITQKGRAAAVMLGIEAYKQSERDNEILRLLAKGEREIELGEGYDLDAVLAEADSLLSDEPS, encoded by the coding sequence ATGAAAAAATTATCGAATATCATTCCGATGAGCGATTTGAGGCAGGATGCGGCTAAGGTTCTGAATCAAGTTAAGAATTCTAAGGAACCCCTTATTATTACGCAAAAAGGGCGAGCTGCCGCCGTTATGCTCGGCATCGAAGCCTATAAACAATCCGAGCGCGATAACGAAATCCTGCGTCTATTAGCGAAGGGTGAGCGTGAGATCGAGTTAGGCGAGGGCTATGATTTAGACGCGGTCCTTGCCGAAGCCGATTCGCTTCTTTCCGATGAGCCATCGTGA
- a CDS encoding cobalamin-dependent protein (Presence of a B(12) (cobalamin)-binding domain implies dependence on cobalamin itself, in one of its several forms, or in some unusual lineages, dependence on a cobalamin-like analog.), giving the protein MTELTPLAQALCSLQEDEALSLIAQMKGAGASAMDILSQCHQGMTELGRRFDQGDCFIPELILAGKIMDKVVSDLEPLLKDAPRPPSAGCVVMGTVQNDIHNIGKDIVVMMLRGSGYDVVDLGINVPPEKFVQAAQEKNAMLVGMSVLLTTCYKSVAKTVEAFKAAGLREKISIMLGGAAASDRLSNMTGCDYYGRTPVDAVNHAAAVARGNMVA; this is encoded by the coding sequence ATGACCGAACTAACTCCCTTGGCGCAAGCTTTATGTTCCTTACAAGAAGACGAAGCGCTTTCTCTGATCGCGCAGATGAAAGGCGCGGGCGCGTCGGCGATGGATATCTTGTCCCAATGCCATCAAGGCATGACCGAATTGGGCCGCCGCTTCGATCAAGGGGATTGCTTCATCCCCGAATTGATCCTCGCCGGGAAAATCATGGATAAAGTTGTAAGCGATCTGGAGCCGCTGCTGAAAGACGCTCCCCGTCCGCCGTCGGCGGGCTGCGTTGTGATGGGCACGGTGCAGAACGACATCCATAACATCGGCAAAGACATCGTCGTCATGATGCTGCGCGGCTCAGGCTACGACGTCGTCGATCTGGGCATCAACGTCCCGCCGGAAAAATTCGTCCAGGCCGCTCAAGAAAAAAACGCCATGCTGGTAGGCATGAGCGTGCTGCTGACGACCTGCTACAAATCGGTGGCGAAAACGGTCGAAGCGTTCAAAGCGGCGGGACTGCGAGAAAAAATCTCCATCATGCTAGGCGGAGCGGCGGCCTCCGACCGCTTGTCCAACATGACCGGCTGCGACTATTACGGACGAACCCCCGTAGACGCCGTAAACCACGCGGCGGCGGTGGCGAGAGGGAATATGGTGGCTTGA
- a CDS encoding uroporphyrinogen decarboxylase family protein — translation MSEKMEQLYQERLKRYVAAMRNEKPDRIPIRPFAAEFAGKYAGYTCQQVTHDFDLAFAAVRQCAADFNWDATVGNMVYVWTGLVDSVGTKYYHIPGVDCPPDSAFQYIEPKDEENAYMRADEYDLLIEDPTGFLANVWMPRVNLDVAANGQPNTFRNNLSWLKGGMGMLTYFNKFGEQNARLRAESGTVGAISGCLKSPFDILADKLRGFIPLCSDLFKQPKKVEAACEALMPHMMFNALAGADPSKNVPISIWLHRGCVPFISYEQFERFSWPMMKQIIEEIWKLGHQVLFYAEGDWDRHLQHIAKLPERSIIYHVDRGDIFAVHKAVGHKFCLSGGIPNELLTFGTPDEVREYCKRVIDGVAQDGGYIMDAGAIMQDDPQVENVKAMTDFTVEYGVY, via the coding sequence ATGAGCGAGAAAATGGAGCAGTTGTACCAAGAGAGACTGAAGCGGTACGTCGCTGCCATGCGCAACGAAAAGCCGGACCGCATTCCCATCCGCCCGTTTGCGGCGGAATTTGCCGGGAAATACGCGGGCTATACCTGCCAGCAGGTTACGCACGACTTCGACCTGGCTTTCGCCGCCGTCCGCCAATGCGCCGCCGATTTTAACTGGGACGCCACCGTCGGCAATATGGTTTACGTTTGGACCGGCCTCGTCGATTCCGTGGGAACGAAATACTATCATATCCCCGGCGTCGATTGCCCTCCCGACAGCGCTTTTCAGTACATCGAACCCAAGGACGAAGAGAACGCTTATATGCGCGCGGACGAGTACGATCTGCTGATCGAAGATCCCACCGGTTTCCTCGCCAATGTCTGGATGCCCCGCGTCAACCTCGACGTCGCCGCTAACGGCCAGCCCAACACTTTTCGCAACAACCTTTCCTGGCTCAAGGGCGGCATGGGAATGTTGACCTATTTCAACAAATTCGGCGAGCAAAACGCGCGCCTGCGGGCGGAATCGGGCACCGTCGGCGCCATATCCGGCTGCCTGAAATCGCCCTTCGACATCCTCGCCGACAAACTGCGCGGCTTCATTCCGCTGTGCTCTGACCTCTTCAAGCAGCCGAAAAAAGTCGAAGCCGCCTGCGAAGCGTTGATGCCGCACATGATGTTCAACGCGCTGGCGGGCGCCGATCCCAGCAAAAACGTCCCCATCTCCATATGGCTGCATCGCGGCTGCGTTCCCTTCATCTCCTACGAACAGTTCGAACGCTTCAGCTGGCCAATGATGAAGCAGATCATCGAGGAGATATGGAAACTCGGCCATCAGGTTCTCTTTTACGCCGAAGGCGATTGGGACCGCCATTTGCAGCATATCGCCAAACTGCCCGAACGTTCCATTATCTATCATGTCGACCGCGGCGACATCTTCGCCGTGCATAAGGCCGTCGGCCATAAATTCTGCCTCAGCGGCGGCATTCCCAACGAACTGCTCACCTTCGGAACGCCGGATGAAGTGCGGGAATATTGCAAAAGAGTCATCGACGGCGTAGCCCAAGACGGCGGCTACATCATGGACGCGGGCGCCATCATGCAGGACGATCCTCAAGTAGAAAACGTCAAAGCCATGACCGACTTCACGGTAGAATACGGCGTTTATTGA
- a CDS encoding efflux RND transporter permease subunit: MEPKKHLSFFSKIVAVFLDSNLSIVLILLSLVAGMAALMITPREEEPQIVVPFADVYVSAPGASAEEVERLVATRLEKLLWQIDGVEYVYSTSRPGQAVVTVRFYVGQDREKSLLKLYNKIESNIDKVPSIVSGWVVKPVEIDDVPILNLTLYSDDADIYTLRRVAEEAIDRLQGVKNVGNTFIVGGPPRQVRIEFDRERLMAYSLSPLDIVEKIRATNVNIPAGSYEKDNADILLEGSTVFGSIEELKNLVVGVYESQPVYLRDVVNIIDGPAEMETYTRAGFGPAAHHKVNISKETMNKSVPAVTIAFAKTKGTNAVWVVDEILSRLEEIKRHVIPDNVHVLITRNYGETANDKVNELVEGLLVAVITVIALISYILGWREGLIVAFAVPIAFALTLFFNLLLGYTINRVTLFALTLSLGLVVDDPIVDVENIYRHFALKIRGPRDSVLYAVDEVRPPVILATLAVIVSFLPMFFITGMMGPYMAPMALNVPLAMLMSLLVAFTVTPWMTYHVMKKVYAEAKEEGYNLKSSVVYRLYNAILGPFIDSRPLSYLLVLGVIVLLFASALPAIYGWVPLKMLPFDNKNELQLVIDMPEGTTLEQTDAVAREYEDFLRRVPEVTDFTSYVGTSSPMDFNGMVRHYYFRQSENMADIRINLAHKKYRKQQSHTIALRLRNDITAIAKKYSANVKIVEAPPGPPVIATVVAEIYGTPEKSYDEIVAAAKTVRAQMEKVYAMVDVDDTVEYAQPKFVFEVDREKAALNGVTPETIAQNLKIALGGIDAGAVHAPSERNPLTIRLRLPRDERSSPDRLARVAVHGDSGELVQMAELGKFKKTTQDISIYHKNLERVVYVFAEMAGRAPAEAILELQSHFKKNPLPPGFTIHWSGEGEWNITLDVFRDLGIAFGAALLGIYILLIIETGSFFMPVVIMIAIPLTMIGIMPGFFLLNLLTNHPVGGYQDPTFFTATAMIGMIALAGIVVRNAIILIDFIHNALKEGKSLRDALIESGAVRLRPIVLTAGTSLLGNIVITLDPIFSGLAWSIIFGIFASTLFTLIVIPVIYNLLFGHEKQ; the protein is encoded by the coding sequence GTGGAACCGAAGAAGCATCTCTCGTTTTTCAGCAAGATCGTCGCCGTCTTTCTCGATTCGAATCTTTCCATCGTCCTCATCCTGCTTTCCCTGGTGGCGGGAATGGCGGCATTAATGATTACGCCCCGCGAGGAAGAGCCGCAGATCGTCGTGCCCTTCGCGGATGTATACGTCAGCGCGCCGGGCGCGTCCGCCGAAGAGGTGGAGCGGCTTGTGGCTACGCGGCTGGAAAAATTACTGTGGCAGATTGACGGCGTGGAGTACGTCTATTCCACATCGCGCCCCGGCCAGGCCGTCGTTACCGTGCGTTTTTACGTCGGACAGGATCGGGAAAAAAGCCTGCTTAAGTTATACAACAAAATCGAATCCAATATCGATAAAGTTCCCTCGATAGTTTCCGGCTGGGTGGTCAAGCCTGTCGAGATAGACGATGTTCCTATTTTGAATTTGACGCTCTATAGCGATGACGCGGATATCTATACGCTGCGCCGCGTTGCCGAAGAAGCGATCGATCGCCTGCAAGGAGTGAAGAATGTGGGCAACACGTTCATCGTCGGCGGTCCGCCGCGGCAGGTGCGCATCGAATTCGACCGCGAACGATTAATGGCTTATTCATTGTCTCCGTTGGACATCGTGGAAAAAATCCGCGCAACGAACGTCAACATTCCCGCCGGTTCCTACGAAAAGGACAACGCCGACATTCTATTGGAAGGATCGACGGTTTTCGGTTCGATCGAAGAATTGAAGAACCTGGTGGTCGGCGTCTATGAATCCCAGCCCGTCTATCTGCGCGACGTCGTCAATATCATCGACGGACCGGCGGAAATGGAAACATATACCCGCGCTGGATTCGGCCCCGCTGCTCATCATAAGGTCAACATTTCGAAAGAGACGATGAACAAAAGCGTCCCGGCGGTGACGATCGCTTTCGCCAAAACCAAAGGAACCAACGCCGTCTGGGTGGTGGACGAAATTCTCTCGCGATTGGAAGAGATCAAGCGTCATGTCATCCCTGACAATGTCCATGTCCTCATTACGCGTAATTACGGAGAGACGGCCAACGACAAAGTCAACGAACTGGTGGAGGGTCTGCTTGTCGCCGTCATCACCGTCATCGCTCTTATCTCTTATATCTTGGGATGGCGCGAAGGATTGATCGTCGCCTTCGCCGTGCCCATCGCCTTCGCGTTGACGCTCTTCTTCAACTTGCTTCTCGGCTACACCATCAACCGGGTGACGCTCTTCGCGTTGACGTTGTCGTTGGGGCTGGTCGTCGACGATCCTATTGTGGATGTGGAAAATATCTATCGCCACTTCGCCTTGAAAATCCGGGGGCCGCGCGATTCGGTATTGTACGCCGTGGATGAAGTGCGTCCGCCCGTCATTCTGGCTACGCTGGCGGTTATTGTCTCGTTTCTCCCCATGTTTTTCATCACGGGCATGATGGGACCCTATATGGCGCCGATGGCGCTAAATGTTCCTCTGGCAATGCTGATGTCGCTGCTGGTAGCTTTTACCGTTACGCCTTGGATGACGTATCACGTCATGAAGAAGGTTTACGCCGAGGCCAAGGAAGAAGGGTATAATCTCAAATCCAGCGTCGTCTATCGGCTATATAACGCCATCCTCGGTCCCTTCATTGACTCGCGTCCGCTTTCTTATCTTTTGGTTTTGGGGGTAATCGTCTTGTTGTTCGCCTCGGCATTGCCCGCCATTTATGGTTGGGTGCCGTTGAAGATGCTGCCGTTCGACAACAAAAACGAACTGCAACTCGTCATCGACATGCCGGAAGGGACGACGTTGGAGCAGACCGACGCCGTTGCGCGCGAGTATGAGGATTTTCTGCGCCGCGTCCCCGAAGTTACCGATTTTACTTCCTATGTGGGAACCTCCTCGCCGATGGACTTCAACGGCATGGTGCGTCATTACTACTTCCGCCAGTCCGAGAATATGGCCGACATCCGCATCAATCTCGCCCACAAGAAATACCGCAAGCAGCAGAGCCATACTATCGCCCTCCGGCTGCGCAACGACATTACCGCCATCGCTAAAAAATATTCGGCCAACGTAAAAATCGTGGAAGCGCCGCCGGGGCCGCCCGTCATCGCCACCGTCGTGGCGGAAATCTATGGAACGCCGGAGAAATCCTACGACGAGATCGTCGCGGCGGCCAAGACCGTGCGCGCCCAAATGGAGAAAGTTTACGCCATGGTCGATGTGGACGATACGGTGGAATACGCTCAACCGAAATTCGTCTTCGAAGTGGATCGGGAGAAGGCAGCGTTGAATGGCGTTACTCCCGAAACTATCGCCCAGAATCTGAAAATCGCATTGGGCGGCATTGACGCCGGAGCGGTGCATGCTCCTTCGGAAAGAAATCCTTTGACGATCCGCCTGCGCTTGCCTCGCGACGAACGCTCCAGCCCCGACCGTCTCGCTCGCGTCGCCGTGCATGGCGATTCGGGAGAATTGGTGCAGATGGCGGAATTGGGAAAATTCAAAAAGACCACGCAGGACATCTCCATTTATCACAAAAATCTTGAACGCGTCGTCTACGTCTTCGCCGAGATGGCGGGACGCGCTCCAGCGGAGGCTATTCTCGAATTGCAATCCCACTTTAAGAAAAATCCCTTGCCGCCGGGATTCACGATCCATTGGAGCGGCGAGGGCGAATGGAATATCACCCTCGATGTTTTCCGCGATCTCGGCATCGCCTTCGGGGCGGCTCTGTTGGGCATCTATATTCTCTTGATTATCGAAACCGGCTCCTTCTTCATGCCGGTGGTAATCATGATCGCCATACCTTTGACGATGATCGGCATCATGCCCGGCTTTTTCTTGCTCAATCTGTTAACCAACCATCCCGTCGGCGGCTATCAAGACCCCACTTTCTTCACGGCGACAGCGATGATTGGCATGATCGCGCTGGCGGGAATTGTCGTGCGCAACGCCATCATCCTCATCGACTTTATTCATAACGCTCTCAAAGAAGGAAAATCGCTGAGGGACGCTCTGATCGAGTCGGGAGCGGTGCGCCTGCGGCCCATCGTGCTGACAGCGGGCACGTCGCTGCTTGGCAATATCGTCATAACGCTGGATCCGATTTTCAGCGGCTTGGCGTGGTCGATCATCTTCGGCATTTTCGCTTCGACGCTGTTTACATTGATCGTCATTCCTGTGATTTATAATTTATTGTTCGGACATGAAAAGCAATGA